One Vitis riparia cultivar Riparia Gloire de Montpellier isolate 1030 chromosome 4, EGFV_Vit.rip_1.0, whole genome shotgun sequence genomic window carries:
- the LOC117912600 gene encoding pre-mRNA splicing factor SR-like 1 isoform X2, with amino-acid sequence MEIQTSGKPIDSLLEKVLCMNILSSDYFKELYRLKTYHEVIDEIYNQVDHVEPWMTGNCRGPSTAFCLLYKFFTMKLTVKQMHGLLKHPDSPYIRAVGFLYLRYAGDPKTLWNWFEPYVKDEEEFSPGSTGRMTTMGAYVRDLLLGQVSCNTFMAQF; translated from the exons ATGGAGATACAAACATCTGGGAAGCCAATAGATTCGTTGTTAGAGAAGGTTCTGTGTATGAACATTCTCTCATCTGATTACTTTAAAGAGCTTTACCGGCTGAAAACATACCATGAAGTGATAGATGAGATCTATAATCAAGTTGATCATGTGGAGCCATGGATGACTGGAAACTGTCGGGGCCCATCCACGGCATTTTGCCTTCTTTACAAGTTTTTTACAATGAAGCTCACTGTGAAGCAAATGCATGGACTACTAAAGCACCCGGATTCTCCCTATATTAGAGCT GTAGGATTCCTCTACTTGAGATATGCTGGGGATCCAAAAACTTTGTGGAACTGGTTTGAACCATATGTGAAGGATGAAGAG GAATTCTCTCCTGGATCTACTGGTAGAATGACCACAATGGGTGCATATGTTCGTGATTTACTCCTGGGACAGGTCAGTTGCAATACATTTATGGCACAATTCTGA
- the LOC117912600 gene encoding pre-mRNA splicing factor SR-like 1 isoform X3 produces the protein MEIQTSGKPIDSLLEKVLCMNILSSDYFKELYRLKTYHEVIDEIYNQVDHVEPWMTGNCRGPSTAFCLLYKFFTMKLTVKQMHGLLKHPDSPYIRAVGFLYLRYAGDPKTLWNWFEPYVKDEEDARGFILAQ, from the exons ATGGAGATACAAACATCTGGGAAGCCAATAGATTCGTTGTTAGAGAAGGTTCTGTGTATGAACATTCTCTCATCTGATTACTTTAAAGAGCTTTACCGGCTGAAAACATACCATGAAGTGATAGATGAGATCTATAATCAAGTTGATCATGTGGAGCCATGGATGACTGGAAACTGTCGGGGCCCATCCACGGCATTTTGCCTTCTTTACAAGTTTTTTACAATGAAGCTCACTGTGAAGCAAATGCATGGACTACTAAAGCACCCGGATTCTCCCTATATTAGAGCT GTAGGATTCCTCTACTTGAGATATGCTGGGGATCCAAAAACTTTGTGGAACTGGTTTGAACCATATGTGAAGGATGAAGAG GATGCAAGGGGCTTCATACTTGCTCAATGA